In Ochotona princeps isolate mOchPri1 chromosome 21, mOchPri1.hap1, whole genome shotgun sequence, a single genomic region encodes these proteins:
- the NEK4 gene encoding serine/threonine-protein kinase Nek4 isoform X5 translates to MGFCEGGDLYRKLKERKGQLLPESQVVEWFVQIAMALQVYFSAQYLHEKRILHRDLKTQNVFLTRTNIIKVGDLGIARVLENHCDMASTLIGTPYYMSPELFSNKPYNYKSDVWALGCCVYEMATLKHAFNARDMNSLVYRIIEGKLPPMPKDYSPELAELIRTMLSKRPEERPSVRSILRQPYIKRQIALFLEATKAKTSKNNIKNSDCKSKPVAAMELRSSEADHEVPRLQAPSPQDSRTGAMGEDARVSQEKPLVIGSLKSPTDVRGHSSKPCMSDTAHSLATVSGVDIDILPAERRNSLSGGLVQENQQVCLDAQCGVSQVMEERPKDSATSSPQSENLVSSSSHNDGLGGGPEPVTKPLQPLQRDPKPGDMAAGEGVAEDPSDVHRALQPRSSGSEPSLSRQRRQQKREQARHRAGEGQVHEAASGLLPSQPTIGNKAIGSTQKDAESQSRAVSRSMDSSRSKETSPSKDRPLSARERRRLKQSQEEVPSSGPSVRRALSAVGPEKPQEEGWSGPARRLSSDCSVPKERKSVHCLSEDELSSTSSTDKSDGDSKEQKGHTNEMSDLVQLMTQTLTLDSKDSCEDLTEPHPVSEFRLHRKYRDTLILHGKVPEEAGQLHFKELPPAVMSGSEKIRRIVEVLRADVIQGLGVQLLEQVYDLLEEEDDLKREVRLREHMGEKYIAYGMKARQLKFFEENVSF, encoded by the exons GTTTATTTTTCTGCTCAGTATTTACATGAGAAGCGCATCCTCCATCGAGATTTGAAAACTCAGAACGTCTTCCTAACCCGAACAAACATCATCAAAGTGGGTGACCTGGGCATCGCCCGCGTGCTCGAGAACCACTGTGACATGGCGAGCACCCTCATCGGCACGCCCTACTACATGAGCCCTGAGCTGTTTTCCAACAAGCCGTACAACTACAAG tCTGATGTTTGGGCGTTGGGCTGCTGTGTCTATGAGATGGCCACCCTGAAGCATGCTTTCAACGCGAGAGACATGAATTCTTTAGTTTATCGGATTATTGAAGGGAAG ctACCACCAATGCCAAAAGACTATAGCCCAGAGCTGGCAGAACTGATCAGAACAATGTTGAGCAAGAGGCCTGAGGAGAGACCCTCCGTGAGGAGTATCCTGAGGCAGCCGTACATAAAACGCCAAATCGCCTTGTTTTTGGAGGCCACAAAGGC aAAAACCTCCAAGAATAACATTAAAAACAGTGACTGTAAATCCAAGCCTGTTGCTGCAATGGAGTTAAGAAGCTCAGAGGCTGACCACGAAGTCCCCCGCCTCCAGGCCCCCTCTCCTCAGGACTCTAGGACGGGCGCAATG GGCGAAGATGCACGTGTGTCCCAGGAGAAGCCATTGGTCATAGGTTCTTTGAAGTCACCTACTGATGTGAGAGGCCACAGCAGCAAACCTTGCATGAGCGATACTGCGCACTCACTAGCCACAGTCAGTGGGGTGGATATTGATATCTTACCTGCTGAAAGGAGGAACTCACTGAGTGGCGGCTTAGTTCAGGAGAATCAACAAGTATGCCTAGATGCCCAGTGTGGTGTCTCTCAAGTGATGGAGGAGAGGCCAAAGGATTCTGCTACATCATCTCCTCAGTCTGAAAACTTGGTTTCTTCCTCTTCCCATAATGATGGCCTTGGTGGAGGGCCTGAACCAGTAACGAAGCCTCTGCAGCCCCTACAGCGAGACCCAAAGCCAGGCGACATG GCTGCTGGAGAAGGTGTGGCTGAGGATCCGAGCGACGTCCACCGAGCTCTCCAGCCACGCAGCTCGGGCTCGGAGCCTTCTCTGTCCCGACAGAGACGACAGCAGAAGAGAGAGCAGGCCAGGCACCGTGCAGGAGAGGGGCAG GTCCATGAGGCAGCTTCTGGACTGTTGCCTTCTCAACCCACTATTGGAAACAAAGCCATTGGATCGACACAAAAAGATGCTGAAAGCCAGAGTAGGGCGGTTAGCAGGTCTATGGACAGTTCAAGGAGCAAGGAGACATCACCATCAAAG GACCGACCATTGTCAGCCAGAGAGAGGAGGCGACTAAAGCAATCACAAGAGGAGGTGCCCAGCTCCG GTCCTTCAGTGAGGCGAGCTCTGAGTGCAGTGGGGCCGGAGAAGCCACAGGAGGAAGGCTGGTCTGGCCCCGCCCGACGGCTGTCTTCCGACTGCAGTGTCCCTAAG GAAAGGAAATCGGTCCATTGTCTGTCTGAGGATGAATTGAGTTCTACAAGTTCAACTGATAAATCAGACGGGGATTCCAAGGAACA gaaaGGTCATACCAATGAAATGAGTGACTTGGTACAACTGATGACTCAGACTCTGACGTTGGATTCTAAAGACAGCTGTGAAGATCTGACAGAACCACATCCAGTGTCAGAATTCAGACTTCACCGCAAGTATCGGGACACACTGATACTTCATGGGAAAGTTCCGGAAGAGGCAGGGCAGCTCCATTTTAAAGAGCTGCCTCCAG CTGTCATGTCGGGTTCTGAAAAGATCAGGAGAATAGTTGAAGTCTTGAGAGCTGATGTCATCCAGGGCCTAGGAGTTCAGCTTCTAGAACAGGTGTATGACCTGTTGGAAGAAGAGGATGACTTGAAGAGAGAG GTACGGCTGCGAGAGCACATGGGTGAAAAGTATATTGCATACGGTATGAAAGCTCGCCAGTTAAAATTTTTTGAGGAAAATGTGAGTTTTTGA